In one window of Thermodesulfobacteriota bacterium DNA:
- a CDS encoding TIGR00282 family metallophosphoesterase, with protein MEEVKVLFIGDIVGRPGRLAVRELLPKLVGRHSPDIVIANGENAAGGFGITPEIAEELKKLEISVITTGNHIWDKKEIYDYIRSEPRLIRPANYPLGAPGNGWGVYETPSGVKVGVVNLMGRVFMECLECPFKAGADIVRRLKAETPIVIIDVHAETTSEKTALAWHLDGLASAVIGTHTHVQTSDERVLPGGTAFITDAGMTGPTDSVIGMKKETVLERFLRQMPVKFDVATRGIELQGVAVTIGASDGRARSIERIREPLEREG; from the coding sequence ATGGAAGAGGTAAAGGTATTATTCATAGGGGATATCGTGGGGCGGCCCGGGAGGCTTGCGGTCAGGGAGCTTTTGCCGAAGCTCGTTGGGAGGCATTCGCCTGATATCGTCATAGCGAACGGGGAGAACGCCGCGGGCGGCTTCGGCATAACGCCGGAGATAGCCGAGGAGCTTAAAAAGCTCGAGATAAGCGTCATAACCACCGGTAACCACATCTGGGACAAGAAGGAGATATACGACTACATCCGCTCTGAGCCGCGGCTTATAAGGCCCGCCAACTACCCTCTCGGCGCGCCGGGGAACGGGTGGGGCGTCTACGAGACGCCCTCGGGCGTAAAGGTCGGCGTCGTAAACCTCATGGGCAGGGTCTTCATGGAGTGCCTTGAGTGCCCGTTCAAGGCAGGAGCGGATATCGTAAGGAGGCTCAAGGCCGAGACGCCGATAGTCATTATCGACGTGCATGCCGAGACGACCTCCGAGAAGACGGCCCTGGCGTGGCACCTTGACGGGCTCGCAAGCGCGGTCATCGGCACGCACACCCACGTGCAGACCTCGGATGAGAGGGTGCTCCCGGGCGGAACGGCGTTCATAACCGACGCGGGCATGACCGGCCCGACGGATTCCGTCATAGGGATGAAGAAGGAGACGGTACTCGAAAGGTTCCTGCGGCAGATGCCGGTAAAGTTCGACGTGGCGACCCGGGGGATCGAGCTGCAGGGCG